In Prunus dulcis chromosome 2, ALMONDv2, whole genome shotgun sequence, a single genomic region encodes these proteins:
- the LOC117619763 gene encoding probable rRNA-processing protein EBP2 homolog: MGVSNKESRQFNEDSMEEDDLEDVSEPESEPESEDEEDVKLTEPSKKAIFNRDGLLDKLGDISWPENAGWVHKLSVDIDQEQQVDVNDDLTRELAFYTQALEGTRKAFEKLQSMGLPFLRPEDYYAEMVKTDSHMERVKSRLLVEKKKIEEADERRKARDAKKLSKEIQAQKLKERAKQKKEDIESVKKWRKQRQQSGFAGGDKGSELDLAFEDGKPFEKSSNKRPGVDPGDRSGGKARQGVKVGKKPKKRDIKDSKFGYGGRKGSKKQNMAETTNDLRGFNKDSLSGNRKRKR, from the coding sequence ATGGGTGTATCCAATAAAGAGTCCAGACAGTTTAATGAGGATTCCATGGAAGAGGATGATTTGGAAGATGTGTCTGAGCCAGAATCCGAACCAGAATCTGAAGATGAGGAAGATGTGAAATTGACTGAACCATCAAAGAAAGCCATATTCAACAGAGATGGTCTCCTTGATAAACTTGGGGATATTAGCTGGCCGGAGAATGCTGGATGGGTGCACAAACTTTCTGTTGATATTGATCAAGAGCAACAGGTGGACGTGAATGATGACCTAACTCGGGAGCTCGCGTTTTATACCCAGGCTCTAGAGGGAACGAGAAAGGCATTCGAGAAGCTTCAGTCAATGGGGCTTCCTTTTCTCAGGCCTGAGGACTACTATGCGGAAATGGTGAAGACAGATTCCCACATGGAGAGAGTGAAGAGCCGGCTTTtggtggagaagaagaagattgagGAAGCCGATGAGAGAAGGAAAGCTAGAGATGCCAAGAAATTATCTAAAGAGATTCAGGCTCAGAAGTTGAAAGAGAGAGCTAAGCAGAAAAAGGAGGACATAGAGTCTGTGAAGAAGTGGAGGAAGCAGAGGCAGCAGAGTGGGTTTGCTGGGGGTGACAAAGGCAGTGAGTTGGATTTGGCATTCGAAGATGGGAAACCATTTGAGAAGTCAAGTAATAAGAGGCCAGGTGTAGATCCAGGAGATCGGTCGGGAGGGAAGGCAAGACAAGGTGTGAAGGTGGGGAAGAAACCGAAGAAGAGGGATATCAAGGATTCCAAGTTTGGATATGGAGGGAGGAAAGGTTCCAAGAAGCAAAATATGGCTGAAACCACCAATGATTTGAGAGGCTTCAATAAAGATTCTCTCTCAGGAAataggaaaaggaagaggtgA
- the LOC117619761 gene encoding LOW QUALITY PROTEIN: quinone oxidoreductase-like (The sequence of the model RefSeq protein was modified relative to this genomic sequence to represent the inferred CDS: substituted 1 base at 1 genomic stop codon), translated as MVKAIRVRELGGPEVLKWEDVEVGEPKEGEVRVKNKAIGLNFVDVHFRKGVYKAATVPYTPGVEACGVVTAVGPGLTGRQVGDLVAYAGQPMGSYAEEQILPANRIVPVPPSIDPTVAASLLLKGMTAQFLLRSCFKVEPGHTVLVHAAAAGVGSLLCQWAKALGATVIGTVSTKEKAAQAKEDGCHHVIIYKEEDFVARVKEITSDNGVEVIYDSVGKDTFEGSLACLKTRGYMVSFGQSSGAPDPVPLSAIAVKSLFLTRPRLFNYAVTRDELLGIAXEVYGNVQSGVLRVQVNHTYPLSQAAQAHEDLENRKTSGSVVLLP; from the exons ATGGTCAAAGCCATTCGAGTCCGTGAGCTTGGTGGACCtgag GTCTTGAAATGGGAAGATGTGGAAGTAGGAGAGCCAAAGGAGGGAGAGGTTCGTGTGAAGAACAAGGCCATTGGGCTTAATTTCGTTGATGTACACTTCCGCAAAGGCGTTTATAAGGCTGCTACAGTCCCCTACACCCCAG GTGTTGAGGCTTGTGGAGTTGTGACAGCTGTGGGACCGGGACTAACAGGCAGGCAAGTTGGAGATCTTGTAGCCTATGCTGGTCAGCCAATGGGCTCATATGCGGAAGAGCAGATCCTTCCTGCAAACAGAATTGTGCCTGTTCCTCCTTCCATTGATCCTACTGTTGCTGCATCCCTCTTGCTCAAGGGTATGACAGCTCAGTTTCTACTACGCAGTTGTTTCAAG GTTGAACCTGGACACACAGTTCTTGTTCATGCAGCAGCTGCTGGAGTTGGATCCCTTTTATGCCAGTGGGCTAAAGCCCTTGGTGCCACTGTCATTGGAACTGTATCTACCAAAGAGAAGGCAGCTCAAGCCAAGGAGGATGGATGTCACCATGTCATAATCTATAAGGAAGAGGACTTTGTTGCTCGAGTGAAAGAAATAACATCTGACAATGGGGTCGAGGTTATTTATGATTCTGTTGGGAAGGATACTTTTGAG GGATCACTGGCATGCTTGAAGACTCGTGGATACATGGTGAGTTTTGGGCAGTCATCAGGTGCGCCAGATCCGGTTCCATTGTCAGCCATTGCAGTGAAGTCACTGTTCTTGACTAGGCCTAGACTCTTTAATTACGCTGTAACTCGAGATGAATTGCTAGGGATCGCATGAGAGGTATATGGTAATGTTCAATCAGGTGTATTGCGGGTTCAAGTAAATCACACCTACCCATTGTCTCAAGCAGCACAGGCACACGAAGACCTTGAGAATAGGAAAACATCCGGATCTGTTGTGCTTCTCCCCTAA